The stretch of DNA GAGGTCCCTGCTGGCAGCGAGATGGCGCTGAAACCAGGCGGCTATCATCTGATGCTGCTTGGCCTGAAGCGGCCGCTCCACAAGGGCGAAAAATTTGCCGGCACCCTCACCTTTGAGCATGCTGGCACCGTCTCGATTGAATATGTGGTTGAAGGGGTTGGCTCAACCAACGCCAAGTCCGGGCACAATCAGCACGCACACTGATCATGGAGGTGAGCCGCGGCCCATGCTGCCACGGCTCACCTCTTGACATGTCAAATGCGGGCGCGATCAAGCCGGTGGCGCTGCGACCGAGAAGAACACGCCTTGCGGATCCTTGCATTGCATGATCCATGACCCGCCGGGCACCTGCGCCGGACCATTGAGCACCGCGCCCCCATTCCTGGTCACAATCTCCTGGGCGGTTCGGATCTCCGGCACATTGAAGTAATAGCCCCAGAATGGCTGAGGAATGTCCTTCGGCTTGTTCATCATGCCGCGAATAGGCTGGCCGTTCCAGGCAAAGAGCTGATAGGTTCCCATTTCGCCCATGTCCAGCGCGTCAGCCTTGGTCCAACCGAAGATCTCGGCATAGAACGGGAATACGCTGGCCCAATCTCTGGCCATGAGCTCATGCCATCCCCCATGGCCGGGCGTTCCCAAGGCGACTTGGCCGTAATCTTCACCGCAATCCTTTCCCCGAAACAGGGCGAAGACCGCACCTTGCGGATCGGCCACGACCGCGAACCGGCCGACATCGGGGATATCCGCGGGCTGGCGATGAACCGTCCCGCCTGTCGCGCGAATTCTTGCCGCGGTCGCGTCCACATCATCGGCTGCGATATAGCCGAGCCATCCCGGTTGCGCGCCCGCCTCGCAGGCCTCCGCCGGCAGCGTCATCAGTCCGCCAATAGGGACCTCTCCAGCCTTGAATATCTCGTAGGTGAAGTTGCCGTGCTCGAAGGCATCCATATTCCAGCCAATGAGCTTCCGATAGAATTGGGCTGCAGCCTTGGTATCGGTCGTCATAAGCTCGTACCAGACGAACTTTCCTTGTGCTTGAGACATGCGATTCTCCTCCATTGGGCCGGCCCGACAAGACGTGTCTCCACACGAGTCCTAAATCCTTCGGGCGCGAGCCGGTATCCGCTTCGCTCGAACACGCTCTAACCCATCTCGATATGGGTCGAGCGATCCGATCCGGCAGCCTGGCCCCGTCAGGCAAGATATGCCGCCAATTTGTCAGCACTTTCACTCCAGGTCTCGATGAAGCCCATCCTTTCGTGAGCTTCCCGGTCCGCTGGCGTCCAGTGGCGGGCCTGCACGCAGCCTGGCCCCGTCAAGCAAGATAGGCCGCCAATTTGTCAGCACTTTCACTCCAGGTCTCGACGAAGCCCATCCTTTCGTGAGCTTCCCGGTCCGCTGGCGTCCAGTGGCGGGCCTGCACGATGACCCGCGTGTTAGAACCTAGGTCTTCGAAAGCAACGACCGCCGTCATGAACGGCAAATCGACAGAGGGCACCCATCCCACCTCATAGGCATCGGTAAACACCAGCCGTCGAAGTGGGAGGATCTCGAGGAACACCCCGCTATGGGGGAATTCGCGGCCCCGATCATCCCGCATGACCATGTGGAAGCGCCCGCCTGGGCGCAGATCCACTTCACAGCCATGAATGGTTATGCCCCGCGGCCCCCACCAGAGGGCAAGCTGACGAGGGTCGGTCCAGGCCGCCCAGACAGCCGCGCAGGGAGCGCCATAAAGACGGCGAAAGCATAGCTCGCGAGCAGCCAGCGTGAGCCCACTGCTGCGATCGGCCCTAGAACGGTTTTCTTCGGGCGAGCCGCTGTGGCAAACATGCGCGTTTCCGCCAATGCAATTCTCATCCAGCATACCTGCTCCTGAACGTCGCCTCGCGCTGTTTTCCGCGCTTTTTGCTTGACATTTTGTGTTGATATCAACATTATTAGCCCATGTCAAACGCCATTCAGGTCTCCTTCGAAACAACCCTCCATGTCCGCGATCATTGCCTCTGTCTGCATGTTCAGCGCGCGGCACGGGCTCTGGCCCGTCGCTTCGACGATGCCTTCCGCGGGCTGGACCTGACCAGTGGGCAGTTCTCCCTTCTTATGTCGCTCAATCGGCCGTCACCCCCGAATATGCGTGAGGTGGCCAACCTGCTCGCCATGGATCGCACCACGCTGACCGCTGCCCTCAAACCTCTCGAGCGCCGCGGGCTGGTGACCATTGCTGCCAATCCCAAGGACCGGCGTAGCCGTTTATTGATGCTCACCGGGGCGGGCAAGGCTTTGCTGGCGGAAGCCACGCCGATCTGGATAAGGGTCCATCGCGAGATCGAGGCGCGCCTGCCAACCGACTGTGATCAGCTCCGCAGCATACTCAACGCGGTCTCGGCGCCCGCTCCCGCAGAACGCCAGGGATAGGTCGAAAGGAACGCTCTGTGCTAGGCTGCTTGACTGAGCACCCTCGATCACCTCTCCTTCAAGGAGCCTGCCATGACGCAACCGCGCCATCCCAAAATCCGCGTCGGAATCGGCGGCTGGACTTATGAGCCCTGGCGCGGCGTCTTTTATCCCGATGACCTGCCCCAGCGGCGCGAGCTGGAATATGCGAGCAGCAAGCTTACCACCATTGAGATCAATGGCACCTATTATGGCTCGCAAAAACCCGAGAGCTTCCGACGCTGGCGCGAGGAGACACCGGACGACTTTGTATTCTCGGTGAAGGGACCGCGCTTTGCGACGAACCGCCGGGTGCTGGCCGAGGCGGGCTCGTCGATCGAGCGCTTTTTCGCCAGTGGCGTGACCGAGCTGCGTGAGAAGCTTGGGCCGATCAATTGGCAGTTTCAGGCAACCAAGAAATTCGATCCCGCCGACCTCGAAGCCTTCCTGAAGCTTCTGCCCAAGAGCCAAGATGGCGTTGACTTGCGCCATGTGCTTGAACTTCGCAACGCCAGTTTCATGGTCCCGGACTGTCTGGATTTGCTGCGCGCCCACGGGGCGGCCGTCGTGCTCACCGATCACGAGACCTTTCCGAATTTCGAGGAAAGCCCGGCCGCTTTCACCTATGTGAGGCTGCAGCGCGCTTCCGAAACCGAACCGCTTGGCTATTCGGCTAAAGCCCTCGATGACATCGCCGAGCGCGCCCGCCGCTGGGCGGGCGACGGCGAGGTCTTCATTTATATGATCAACGGCTTCAAGCCCAAAGCGCCGGCCGCCGCCATGGGCTTGATCGAGCGGCTCTAATCCTGCCGCCGGGCTTACACCGGCCGCGCTGACCGCTGAAACGGATTCAACCCGTTGCGAAATTGAATCGGTTTCCGCCTCTAAGGTGTTGGTCAGCCATATCTTATGGCTGATAGCCTGTGGCCTCGTAAAACCGCTTGAGCGCGGCCTCGCCCACCTGCTGGTCCTCGGCGGCGGTTCCCGAGCTGATGCCGATCGCCCCGACCACCACCCCATCCGCGGTGACCGGCAGGCCGCCACCCACGATGCAGAAGCGCCCGCCATTGGTGTTATGGATGCCATAGCTTGGCTTACCCGGCACGCAGTTCTCGTTATAGACATGCGTGGCGCGCCGCGCCGTCGCGGCCGTGAACGCCTTGTCCATGGCAATGCTGATGCTTGCGGTCTTGCCCCCATTCATCCGCTCGAAGGCGATGAGATAGCCCGACTCATCCGCAACCGCGATGCACATGGGCACATTGATGGCGTTTGACGCCTCGACCGCTTCCTTGATGAGCAGCCGTGCATCTTCGATGGAAAGGCGCTTGATATCGAGCATGTGAGGAACCCCCGTCCGACTATTAGATGGAGGGGGCATGCTATCCGGATCGTGCCGGGGCACAACCGCTTTGCTGTCATGCGGATGGAACAGCGCCTCCTTTTGCGCTCAGGTCTGGAGCGGCTCGGCGCTCGCCGCAGCCCTGAACGACGACGGCACGCGCAGCTCGGCCCTGGCCTGTTTCATGATTTGCCACCCGCCGGCTATGGCAAGCACTGCCATGATCGAAGCGACCGCGAGATCGGGCCATGCCGTGCCTGTCCCGAACACACCAGCAGCAGCCGCGAGCACCGCCAGATTGCCGATGGCATCATTGCGCGAGCAGATCCAGACCGATCGCATATTCGCATCCCCCGCGCGGAAGCGGTAAAGCATCAGTGCCACGCCGACATTCGCAGCCAAGGCGAGAATGCCGACGGCCCCCATCGTTTCTGCTTGGGGGAGCGTACCCGCAACCGCATGCCAGATGGTCGAGCCGAGCACCACCGCGCCGAAGATCCCAAGCGAGAGGCCCTTGATGGACGCGGCGCGGGCGCGCCAGGCAAGCGCCAGCCCCGCAACGCTCAGGCTGATCGCGTAATTTGCCGCATCCCCCAGGAAGTCGATGGCATCGGCCTGGAGCGATGCCGAGCCCGATGCGAGCCCTGCGACCATTTCGGCCAAGAACATGCCGGCATTGATGATCAGGGCGAGCCAAAGCGCGCGCCGCCATTGTGGGCTGTTCAGTTCATTGATGGAGCAGGATTGAGCATCACCGCAGCAACCGGCCATATCGTCACCTTTCCATTCCGACATGGCATCCCATATGCACCCTGTAGTCACTTCAGGGTCAAGCCTATGGCACGGTTAACGATTGGTGATCTCGCACGGGCGACCGGCACGACAGTGGAGTCGATCCGCTACTACGAGCAGATCGGCATTCTGCCCGTGCCGGCGCGCACGGCTGGCAATTACCGGGCCTATGATGCCGGGCATTTGACACGGCTCAGCTTTATCCGCCGCGCGCGTGCGCTCGGCTTCTCGCTCTCGCAGATCCGCGAGCTGCTTGGGCTTGCCGATGACCGGGAGCGTTCCTGCGCGGAGGTCGACCTGATCGCCCGCGCCCATCTCGCAGAGATCGAGCACAAGATTGCCGATCTCAACGCTCTTCGTGACGAACTGGCCGGGATGATCGAGTGCTGCGCCCATAACACGGTGGCCGATTGCCGGATTCTGGAGGCGCTTGCGCCCCGTCCGGTCGACTGATCCGCATTGCGCCTGGACCCAGCCCAAGCGCTCGACTCTCCTGTTGAGCTTCGCAAAAAATCGGCGTATGGAAATGTTATGTTATATCAGAACAGACGATCGCCCCGCCTATCCGCTTTGCGCAGCTCCGTCTGGGACCGCCTCCTGGTCGCAGCCGCCGCGTGCCTTGGCTGCTGGGCACTAATCGCCTGGGCACTCGACTGGTGGTGAGCATGGCGGGACCAACCCTCAGGCTTGTCGACGTAACCCTCGCCTATGGGCGCCGCCCGGCCGTGCGCGGTGTCACCGGGACATTCGAAGCAGGTTCGCTGACCGCGATCGTCGGTCCCAACGGGGCTGGAAAATCCACACTGCTCAAGGGCATTATCGGCGCGCTGCGTCCAGAGCGCGGCCGGATCGAGATCGAAGGGGTGAAGCGGAGCGAGATCGCCTATCTCCCGCAATCCGCCGATCTTGACCGCAGTTTCCCCATCACTGTTCTCGATCTCGTTTCGCTGGGGACCTGGGCGCGAACCGGTATCTTCCGCCGGATCTTCGGCAGCGAGCTGGATCGGGTGATGACTGCGATTGAGGCTGTCGGCCTCGGTGGCCTGGAAGAGCGCACCATAGGCAGCCTCTCCGGGGGCCAGCTGCAGCGGGCCCTCTTTGCGCGCATGCTGCTGCAGGATGCGAAGCTCCTGCTGTTGGATGAGCCTTTCACCGCCATTGATAGCAAGACCACGGCGGACCTTCTCGACCTGGTCCACCGCTGGCACGGCGAGCAACGCACCGTCGTGGCCGTGCTGCATGACCTCGATCTCGTGCGCGAGCATTTCCCCCAAGCCCTCCTTCTCGCACGCGACCCCGTGAGCTGGGCCGAAACAGGCACCGTCCTGACCCCGGAAAACCTGCTTAATGCGCGGCGCATGTGCGAGGACTGGGATGATGAAATCGCATCGGGTTTGCGCAAGGTGGCATGATGAGCCTCGCCAGCCTGTTTGTGGACCCGTTTCTCGATTATGGTTTCATGCGCCGGGCGCTTGCCGGCTGCGTCGCTTTGAGCCTCAGTTCGGCGCCAATCGGTGTGCTCCTCGTGCTGCGGCGTATGAGCCTCGTGGGCGATGCCATGGCGCATGCCATTCTGCCGGGCGCAGCCGTAGGCTTCCTCGTGGCCGGGCTCTCTTTATTCGCCATGACCATTGGCGGGGTCATCACCGGGCTTGCCGTGGCGCTGCTCTCAGGACTGGTCTCGCGTGCAACCCCGATCCGTGAGGATGCCAGCTTTGCGGCCTTCTATCTCGTCTCACTTGGCGTAGGGGTGCTTCTCGTCTCGCTGCGCGGCTCCAATGTGGATCTTTTACACGTGCTGTTTGGCACCGTCCTGGCTCTTGATGATCCGGCACTGCTACTGATCGGGTCGATCTCCACCGCAACCCTTCTGTGCCTTGCCGTGATCTACCGGCCGCTGATCGTGGAATGTCTGGACCCGGGCTTTCTGCGCGTGGCTGGCGGCGGCGGACTG from Rhodoligotrophos sp. CJ14 encodes:
- a CDS encoding metal ABC transporter permease; its protein translation is MSLASLFVDPFLDYGFMRRALAGCVALSLSSAPIGVLLVLRRMSLVGDAMAHAILPGAAVGFLVAGLSLFAMTIGGVITGLAVALLSGLVSRATPIREDASFAAFYLVSLGVGVLLVSLRGSNVDLLHVLFGTVLALDDPALLLIGSISTATLLCLAVIYRPLIVECLDPGFLRVAGGGGLVVHATFLTLVVLNLVGGFHALGTLMVVGLMMLPATAARFWAETVIGQMLVAVCLAILSSIAGLLLSYHQSLPTSPSIILIAGAFYLASIALGRHGSLAHSLWHMVHAPRFR
- a CDS encoding VOC family protein, whose product is MSQAQGKFVWYELMTTDTKAAAQFYRKLIGWNMDAFEHGNFTYEIFKAGEVPIGGLMTLPAEACEAGAQPGWLGYIAADDVDATAARIRATGGTVHRQPADIPDVGRFAVVADPQGAVFALFRGKDCGEDYGQVALGTPGHGGWHELMARDWASVFPFYAEIFGWTKADALDMGEMGTYQLFAWNGQPIRGMMNKPKDIPQPFWGYYFNVPEIRTAQEIVTRNGGAVLNGPAQVPGGSWIMQCKDPQGVFFSVAAPPA
- a CDS encoding SRPBCC domain-containing protein, which encodes MLDENCIGGNAHVCHSGSPEENRSRADRSSGLTLAARELCFRRLYGAPCAAVWAAWTDPRQLALWWGPRGITIHGCEVDLRPGGRFHMVMRDDRGREFPHSGVFLEILPLRRLVFTDAYEVGWVPSVDLPFMTAVVAFEDLGSNTRVIVQARHWTPADREAHERMGFVETWSESADKLAAYLA
- a CDS encoding MarR family winged helix-turn-helix transcriptional regulator; this translates as MSNAIQVSFETTLHVRDHCLCLHVQRAARALARRFDDAFRGLDLTSGQFSLLMSLNRPSPPNMREVANLLAMDRTTLTAALKPLERRGLVTIAANPKDRRSRLLMLTGAGKALLAEATPIWIRVHREIEARLPTDCDQLRSILNAVSAPAPAERQG
- the aztA gene encoding zinc ABC transporter ATP-binding protein AztA, which produces MAGPTLRLVDVTLAYGRRPAVRGVTGTFEAGSLTAIVGPNGAGKSTLLKGIIGALRPERGRIEIEGVKRSEIAYLPQSADLDRSFPITVLDLVSLGTWARTGIFRRIFGSELDRVMTAIEAVGLGGLEERTIGSLSGGQLQRALFARMLLQDAKLLLLDEPFTAIDSKTTADLLDLVHRWHGEQRTVVAVLHDLDLVREHFPQALLLARDPVSWAETGTVLTPENLLNARRMCEDWDDEIASGLRKVA
- a CDS encoding DUF72 domain-containing protein, which codes for MTQPRHPKIRVGIGGWTYEPWRGVFYPDDLPQRRELEYASSKLTTIEINGTYYGSQKPESFRRWREETPDDFVFSVKGPRFATNRRVLAEAGSSIERFFASGVTELREKLGPINWQFQATKKFDPADLEAFLKLLPKSQDGVDLRHVLELRNASFMVPDCLDLLRAHGAAVVLTDHETFPNFEESPAAFTYVRLQRASETEPLGYSAKALDDIAERARRWAGDGEVFIYMINGFKPKAPAAAMGLIERL
- a CDS encoding MerR family transcriptional regulator, coding for MARLTIGDLARATGTTVESIRYYEQIGILPVPARTAGNYRAYDAGHLTRLSFIRRARALGFSLSQIRELLGLADDRERSCAEVDLIARAHLAEIEHKIADLNALRDELAGMIECCAHNTVADCRILEALAPRPVD
- a CDS encoding GlcG/HbpS family heme-binding protein, whose product is MLDIKRLSIEDARLLIKEAVEASNAINVPMCIAVADESGYLIAFERMNGGKTASISIAMDKAFTAATARRATHVYNENCVPGKPSYGIHNTNGGRFCIVGGGLPVTADGVVVGAIGISSGTAAEDQQVGEAALKRFYEATGYQP
- a CDS encoding cation transporter; the protein is MSEWKGDDMAGCCGDAQSCSINELNSPQWRRALWLALIINAGMFLAEMVAGLASGSASLQADAIDFLGDAANYAISLSVAGLALAWRARAASIKGLSLGIFGAVVLGSTIWHAVAGTLPQAETMGAVGILALAANVGVALMLYRFRAGDANMRSVWICSRNDAIGNLAVLAAAAGVFGTGTAWPDLAVASIMAVLAIAGGWQIMKQARAELRVPSSFRAAASAEPLQT